AGCAGTAAATAATATAGGTGTAGTTTTATACAAACAAAAAAAGTATAAAGAGGCAATAGAGATATTTAAAATAGCCCTAAATATCAATCCTAAATATGTAGAATTATTTGCAAATATTGGAGCTTGCTATAACAAATTAAAAATGTATGATGAAGCTATTGAAAACTTAGATAAAGCAATTGAATTAAATCCTAAAAATGCAGGTGCTTATACAAACTTAGGTAATGTATACAATAAACTAAAAGATTATAAAAAAGCAGCAAAACTTCATGAAAAGGCTATAGAACTTGACCCAAAAGGTGCAAATGCTTATAGTAATGTAGGAACTTCATACAAATATTTAGGTCAACTTTCAAAGGCAATTGATTCATATAAAAAAGCTATTGAGTTAAATCCTACTTTTGAAAATGCACATTTTGACTTAGCAACAATTCTTTTAGGAAAAGGGGAGTTAAAAGAGGGTTTTAAAGAGTATGAGTATAGATTTAGAAAAGATGAGATGAAAGGTCATATTCTAAATAATAGAGATATCTTTTCAAAGCCAATGTTTAAAGGAGATGAAGAGCTAAAGGGTAAAACTATTTTACTTCATTCAGAGCAAGGTTTTGGTGATTCAATTCAGTTAATAAGATTTTTACCACAATTTAAAGAGAAGTTTGGATGTAAAATTGCAGTTAAATGTAGAGACGAATTAAAAGAGCTATTTAAATGTATAGATGAAATTGATATTTTAAGACATAGAAGTGAGCCAACGCCTGCTTTTGACTATCATTTATCAATTATGAGTATACCTTATATTTTGGGTATCTCTTCAACAAAAGAACTTATAACAAATACTCCATATCTTTTTGCTACAAAAGATAAAGATTTAGAAGTTAAAGAAGAAAAAGGAAAAATAAATATTGGTATTTGTTGGTCTGCCTCAACTACTTCAGAGAGTTATGAAGAGAGAGTTTTAGGACTTGAAAAGTTTTTACCAATAATAAATAGTGATAAAGTAAATGTTTATAATCTTCAAATAGGAGAAGATAGAAAAGAGATTGAAAAATTAGGGTTACAAGATAAAATCATTGATTATAGTGATAAGTTAAAAGATTTTTCAAAAACAGCATCTTTAGTAAAAGAGCTTGATTTAGTTATTTCTTCTGATACTTCAGTAGTACATCTTTGTGGAGCTCTTGATGTTCCAACTTGGGTATTAGTTCCAAAAGTTCCAGATTGGCGTTGGCAAAACAAAGGTGTAAATTCAACTTGGTATAAAAGTGTTAAAATTTTTAGACAGAAGAGTTTAGGGGTATGGGATAACGTATTTCAGTCTGTTTATGATAAACTATTTTCGAATTTTAAGATAAAAATAAAAAAATAAGATAGGAATTTCTTGGAAGAGACTATTAGTAGAGACGAATATCCCTTAATATATTCATTAAAATATGTGCTAGACTTTTATTTTGGGGATATTTCTTTAGAAACAATATTAAATATTAGTGCTTCTTCAAGGGAAGGTTTTACAGAAGAGCTTGCCATTGATGTTGCAAATGAGGTTGGACTTACTGCAGTTTCTAAAAATATAGAAGCAGGAGATATCCCTGCTCACTTTTTCCCTTGTATTATTTTTGATAAACATGATAAGCCTTTTATTCTTTTAAAAAAAGATAGAGATGTATATCTATTTGATCCTATTGCAAATAAAGAAATAAAAGAAAATAAGAGTTTTTTAGGTAATTTCAAAAAAGCAATTCTTATATTCAGAGACCCCAAAAAAGAGAAGTTAGTAGAATCAAGTAGAACAAAAGATTGGTTTTGGTCTCCTGTTAAAACTTTTTGGCGTTCATATGTTGAGATAGGATTTTTAACTATTTTTATTAATATGTTTGCCCTTGCAGTTCCTCTTTTTACTATGAGTGTATATGATAGAGTAGTTCCAAATAATGCTACGGAAACACTTTTTGTACTTGCAAGTGGAGTTATTATAATTTTACTTTTTGATGTTTATTTTAAAAGTGTAAGAAACCATATTATTGAAAATGTTGGCAAAAAATTAGGTGTTTATTTAGAAGAAGAACTAATGAAAAGAATGCTTAAAATCAAATCTGAGTATGATAATATGCTTATTGGTTCAAAGGCTAATCTTTTTAGAGAACTACATCAAATAAGAGATTTTTTTGCCACAAAATCTATTTTACAAGTAATTGATTTACCATTTTTCTTTATTGCTTTACTTGTAATATATCTTATCTCTCCAGCAGTTGCTGCTGTACCATTTATAGTTGCTATAGTTATTGTACTTTTTAATTATCTAATGCAGAAACCAATTGAAAATCTTAGTAAAAAGAATGTTGAAAATGTACAAGCTAAAAATTCATATTTAGTTGAAACAATTCAAGGAAGTGAGATAATAAAACTTACAAATGCCTCTTCAACAAAACTATTTAATTGGAGAAATATAATTGCTAAAACAGACTCTATAAGTCAAAGAATTCAATCTTTAAATGTATTTTCAATGAATCTTTCTCAAACAGTTGTTCAGTTTGTGACGATGATGGTTATTGTTGTTGGAGTATTTGAAATTGCTTCTAATAATCTTACAGTTGGAGGACTTATTGCAGTAACTATTCTTTCTAGTCGTGCAATGGTTCCAGTAATACAAACTTCAATGATGGTAATTAGATTTAAAGAGATAAAAGAGTCTTTAAATAATATAAATGAGTTCTGGCATCTACCTTTAGAAAATGATAATAATATGGAAATAGGTATTGGAAAAATAAAAGGTGAAATAGAGTTTTCTAATGTGGAGTTTTTCTATAAAAATAGTAAATATCCATCTTTAAAAGATTGTAATCTAAAAATAAAACCAGGTGAAAAAATTGGAATTATTGGACAAACTGGTGCTGGAAAAACAACTTTTTTAAGACTTCTCTCTGGTCTTGATAGTGCAACAAGTGGAAATATATTCTTAGATGGGCATGAGATTTCAACAATGCACCCAATTGAGATAAGACAAAATATTGGAGTAATGACTCAAGAGCCATTTTTATTCTCAGGAACTTTAAAAGAGAATATTGAGTTATCAAATCCAATAAGTAAAGAAAGAATGATGGAGCTTATTAGATTAACTGGTTTAGAAGAATTAGTTAAAAAAAGTGGACAAGGAGACGCTTTACAAGTAGGGGAAAGAGGAAGTAATCTCTCTGTAGGGCAAAGACATCTTGTAGCTCTTGCAAGGGCAATTTTGAATAATCCTCCAGTACTTATTTTAGATGAACCTACAACTGGACTTGATGTTGGATTAGAGAAAAAACTAATTAGTCATTTAAAACAATTAATGAAAGATAAAACACTATTTGTAATTACACATAGGTTTGCAGCTTTAGATTTAGTAGATAGAGTTATTGTTTTAAATAATGGTCAAATTGTTGCAGATGGACCCAAAAATAAAGTATTAGCAGCACTTCAAGGAAAAAGGTAATAGATGAATAATAAGTTTTTTGAAGAGACTAAATGGAACTACTATGTATCAGTTGTTCCTATAATGTTATTTTTTCTTGCTTTTATTACTTGGTCTTTTTTTAGTGAAATAGATGAAGTTGTAAGAGGTGCTGGTAAAGTTGTTCCCTCTTCTCAAACTAAAGTATTACAAAACCTAGAGGGTGGAATTATCTCTAGTATAAAAGTAAGTGAAGGTCAAAAAGTCTCTAAAGGAGATGTGATTTACACTCTTTCAAATGAGTTTTTTAAAGCTGATTTAAAATCAAAAGAGATAGATTTATTAGCTTATAGAGCAAATATTATAAGACTTGAAGCTTTAATTGATGAGAAAAGCTCAATAGAATTTCCCCAAGAACTTTTAGAAAAAATTCCAGATATTGTAGAAAATGAAAGAAGAATTTTTTATGAAGATTTTAACAGTTCTATTACAAAAATAGAAATATCAAAAGATCAATTAAAACAAAAAGAGTATAAGTTAAAAGAAGCTCAAAGTAAATTTGAGAATTTAACTTTAGAATTAAATCTTGCACAAGCAAATATGAAAATTTTAGAATCTTTATATATTAAAAAAGTTGTTTCTAAAAAAGAGTATTTAGCTGAATTATCAAAAAAACAAAATATTGTAACAAAACTTTCAGAGACAAGAAACTCTATTCCAATTATAAAAGAAGAGATTGAAGAGGCTAAAAAGAAGATACAAACAGTAAGATCTGAAATAAGAACAAAACATCTTCAAAAATATTCAGCTTTAAAAGCAGAAATAAGTAAATTAACAGAAAAAAATAAAGCAAATGAAGATAGAGAACTTAGAAAAGAGGTTACTTCTCCTGTAAATGGAATTATAAATAAATTATATTTTTATACTGTTGGTGGAATTGTAAAACCTGGTGATAAAATGGCTGAAATTACTCCACTTGATGACTCTTTAACAATTGAAGCAAGAGTAAATACTTCAGATAGGGCACAAATTTGGGAAGGACAAGATGTTTCTGTAGAAATTACAGCTTATGATTTTTCTAAATTTGGTTTATTAAAAGGGAAGTTAATATCAATCTCACCTGACTCTTTTGAAGATAGAAATGGTAATATTTTTTATTTAGTAAAAGTAAAAGCAAATCATGATCAATTTGCTCCAGATTTACCTATTTTACCAGGGATGATTGCAAATATTAATATTTTAACTGGTAAAAAAACTATTTTACAATACATAATTAAACCTTTAAAAGATGTAAGTAAAAATGCATTAAGTGAACAATAGTTCAAAAAGTAAGAAAAAAAGATATATTATTAGTTATTATTCAATTATTTAAAAGCATAAATTAACTATTATATAGTCGTAATTTAATTATATATTTTAAGGGCTAGTTAATGTTTAGTTTTTTTAAGTTCTTGCAGAAATTTTTTAAAGATTTAAAAAGTAATAAAGGTTTATGGTTTACAACTTTAGCTTTTGTTTCAGTTACAGGTATTTTTTTGTGTTTATATATTCTTACAAACATGACAGAATCAGTTTCAAAAGAGGTATATGAAAATATCTCAAAAAATTATAATAAAAACTATAAAAATAGAGTTCTTAAAAAAGAAGAGAACTTACAAAAGATTATTCTATCATTAAAATCAAATGAAGAGTTAATAACTAATATTGAAAATAACAACCTTGTTGTTGTTGGAGAAGAGGTTGCTTTATTTAATGATACTTTCAAGAAAACAGGTTTTACAAAAACTCAGTTAAGCTTTTATCCTGTTATAAATCAAGTTAATCAATATAGAAATAGTATTAATACTGTAATAAATTCAAAGAATAAAATCTTTGGATTAGAAATATTATTAGATGGTATTTTTTATGTTTATATTGAACCAATTCTTAAAGATGATAGACTAATTGGTGTCTTAGAATTAAAAGAAGAAGTACATATTTTCAAAAATGAGTATTTAAAAGATGATTTAATTTATATGTTCTTACTTGAAGAGAGAATGTTAAATAAATTATCAATACAAACAAGAGGAGATAATTACAAAGAAGTTATTGACTCTGTTTATGTTGAAGCTTCAAAATATGATAGTCAATTTTTTGCAAAAATTATTGAAGCTGGAAAAGATGAATATACTTTAATGTTAGAGAGAGGTTATTCAGTAGATGATACTTATTTCCGTTCAGCACAAAAGGTATCTGATATAAATGGAAATATTGTAGGTGTTGTTTTAATAGGGGAAACAGTAGAAGGAAGTGGAGCTTTTGTTAATATTGTTGATAATATGACAAAAACAGTTACAACAGTTGCACTTGGTTTAGTAATTTCAATCTTACTATTTATGTTTTAGAGTGAAGGGACTAAATGAGACGGATTAAAATATTAAAGATTTATTTTATCTTTATTCTATTCTTAGTATTTTTAGTTTTTTCAAATATTCAATTAATTACTACTTTCTTTATGGCGACATTAACTTTTAATATCGCTATTTTGACAATATTTTCAATTGGTTTATTAATACTTTATCAAGCTGCAATAAAACTTACTATGCTTTCTGGTACTTTTGGTATTTTAGCTTATAAAAAAGGTAAAGCTTTAGAGTTTTATTTAAATGGTATTACTGGAATATTCCCTGCAACAATTGCTCATATGTTTAATAAAAGAGCTAAGAAAGGGGTATTATATTTTACTCAAAATGAAGCAAAAGATGTAAGTGAATGGTTAGGAGAACAATTTTTCAATCAAAAAGGGTATACAAACTTTTTCGTTGGAACTTCTCTTATGTTAGGACTTTTTGGAACATTTACAGGTCTTTTAGTTGCAATTGATGAAATGGGAGCAATTATTTTATCTTTTGGTGGAGATGATATTGACATTGGTGAAGTAATGACTAAGTTTTCTGGACCATTAGGTGGTATGTCTATTGGATTTGCTTCTTCATTATTTGGGGTTGCTTCTGCTGTTATTTTAAATGTTATGCAATATATTCTTACTAGAAACCAAGCTGCTTTTATGCATGATGTTGAAGATTGGATGAAAGGTAAAATTATTGAAACTCAAAGTTCAGAAATGCTTGAGAGTTTACAAGGTGCAGATTTAGCTGGATTAAGAACTACTTCTCGAACAAGTTCAGAACAAGGTTTACTAAGTGCTGGATTCTTAGATGTTTTTATTGATACAATGGGTGATTTTACAGAAAAACTTGATAAATCAAATAAAGCTTCTGAAGATTTACATAAACTTATTAGTCAAAATATTGCTCAAGCAAGTAGAACTTCAGAAAAAGAGTCAGTTTTATTAGAAAGTATTGTAAATAACTTAAGAGAATTAAATGTAAATCAGTTTTCAAATGCTTCTATGATGGAAGAGTCTTTACAAGAAATTTCAAATGTAATTTTAGCAGAGCATAGATCTGTTAAAAAGAATTTAGCTTTACAAGAAGAGAATAATAAGTTATTAAAAGAGTTAATCAATAGAATTGAAAAACTTGAAATAAATGATAAAAAATAGTTAGGTTTAGTATAAATGGCAAAAAGATGTGAAGACGAGTTTAACCCATGGCCATCATTCGTTGATATTTTTTCATCGGTTATTCTAGTAATGCTTCTATTTTTATTAGTTGTACTAGTAAATTTAGGGTATTACGCTCAATTTAAATATAAAGTATCATATACAGGAACTATTGCAACAGATGATTTAATAGTTAATGATAATCCAAGTAGTGGTACAACAAAGTTATATCAAGAAAGCCAAGCTCAACCTAATAAAAATATATCAATGATGCAACAAGAGATTATTAGACTTAGAAAAATTGTTGAAGAAAAAGTAGTAAAAGCAAAAGAGAAAGAAGAGTCAAAAATAGAACATGGTGGAATAGATGTTGCAGATAGAGATGATAGTGATAAACCATCAAAACAGACTTTGATTAGCACTGAGGATTATTATATTGTTACTTTTAAAGGTAATGAAATTTTCTTTGATACAGCAATTATTAAAGAGCTTAAAACCTTTATTGAAGATATTAAAAAGAAATATAAAAAACATCAAATTTTAATTACTGCTGCAGATGTTCAAGGACAAGCTAGTGCAACAGTAGCAAAACAGATCTCTTTAGCAAGGTCAATTGGTGCAAGAAATCTAATTAGAAAATTTGGTTATGAGAAAAAAGATGTAAGGATTGATTTATTGGCAAGTACAGAAATAAAAGAAGAGATTGACAAACAAAATGGTTATCTTGTAATTAGGATAAAAAGATAATGAAGAAAATTTTGATTAAATCTTTTATAGCTTTATCTTTTGTTACTTCTTCTTTACTTGCACAAGTTGAGCAAGTTGAAATTGATCCAAAACTTTTAGTAAATGAAAATAAAAAACTTTTACAAGAGAACAAACTTAATCAGATAGAGGGACAAGAAGACTCTTTAGATGCAATAAGTAAAGATAACTTAAACACAATAACAAGTATAACAGAAAAAAAAAGTAATAAAAAATTACAGGGTTTAGATACTTCTGTTTATAAAAAAGTAAAATTAATAGATGCAGTGTTAGAGACTCTTTCTCAAAGTGAAATTTTAAAATCTTCAAGAGAAAATGTAATACAGTATGAATTGAAACTAAAAAATGCAATGGCTGAATATTATCCTACTATTGATTTTGAATATGTAAGAGGTAGAACACGAAGTAAACCAGGAGATGATGAAGAGACTAAATTCAAATTTTATAATGATGAATACTATAAATTTGTATTGAGACAAAATTTATATTCTGGTGGCTCTACAAACTATATGGTTAAAAGTGTTGCAAAAAAACTTGAAGTAGCAAAAAATCAATATAAAATAAAATTAGATGCAGAGATAAAAAAAGCTATAAAAGCTTATTTTGATGTAGTATTTGCAAATCGTTCAGTAATGGTAAATGAACGAAATATGAAAAAATTAAATAGAATATTAGAGATTGTAACTATTAAATATGATAATGGTGCAGCTTCAATAGGAGATTTAACATCAATAAAAGCAAATGTTGCAAATGCAATGACAAAACTTGTGAAAGTTAAATCTAAATTTATAGAGTCTTTACGATATTATGAATATATCGTTGGAACAAGCTTTGAAAAAACTCTTCCCTTTGAAAAGAATTTTGATATTAAAATAGATGAGTTTGATAAACTTTATGAAAGAGCTTTAGAGAATAACAAAAATCTAATAAATTACTATAAAAGTATTGATGCTGAAAAGTTCAAGCACAAAAGTATAAGAGGAAAATTTGAGCCTAAAATTGATTTTGAGCTATCTTATCAAGAGACTTTTGATAGTGAAGATATTGTAAATGATGAACAAGAACAAGATATAAATGGAAAAATCAGAGTTTCATATAATCTTTTTAATGGTGGAAGAGATAAAAATAGAGTTTTAGAAGTTAATAGTACGATTAGAGATTTAAACTATAGACTTGAAGAAGAGAAAAAGAAGTTAAAGTGGAATTTATCAAAAACTCATACTTCAATCACAACAGTTAGTGACGCTTTAAAAAGTACCATAGAAGAGGTAGTTGCTTCAAGAAAAATGGTTTCTTCATATTGGGAAGCTTTTAAATTAGGAGAACAAGACCTACAAGCTTTACTTCAAGGACAAAAGCAGTTAAATGCAGCAGAAACAGAAGTTGTTAATTTTGAGAAAAATCAAGTTAATGATTTCTTCTCTATTTTAGAATATACAGGTGATTTATCTGCCTTTTTTGATGTTGACCCAGAAAATCCTAAATTTATAGATTTTTCTAAGAGTGATTATAAAAAAACAGTAGTTGCAAAAGATGGAGAAAAAATCTCTTTAAATTTAGAAGAGGATAAACCAAAGAAAAAAGAGATAGAAAAAGAAGAGGTAAAGCAGATAGTTATTCCTGAACTCTCTTTAGAAGAAAAAATCAATAACTTTATAAAAGAGTTTAACTCTTTCAATGATGAAAGTTATATGATAAAAGTTGATAGTTTCAGAAATATTTATGACGCCTTTGCTTTTATAAAAGATAAAAAAATAGATAAAAACTCTTTCTCTTTTGATACTCTTGATAAACTTAAAATTAAGAATATCATAGTTCATAATAATTTCAAAGATGAAAAACTTGCACAAGAGTATATTGAAAAATTTAGAATAGAGAATAATATTAAAGAAGAGTTATCTGCAATTAAAGTTAAAGAAGTTAAGTCTTTATATAATAGTTATTTAGCTGGTTTAGAAATTGAAAAACCAAAAGCAAAAGTAAAAATTGTAGAGAAAATAAGACAAGAGAAACAAAAAGAAGAGTTTTTACCAAATAAACAATTTAAAGAGAAATTCTTTAGTTCAAATGAAGAGTTTTATACTATAAATGTCTCTTCTTTTACTACTAAAAAAGAGTTAGAAAACTTCGTTGTTTCAAATGGTATTTATGAAAATGTATTTTTCTTTAAATACTTTAGTTCAGTAGAACTATATAAGTTAGTTTTTGGAGTTTATTCAAATTATGAAAATATCGAAAATGATATTAATGAATTAGCTTTAAAAAATAATGGTATTTTCCCAATTGTAGAAAAAATAGGAAATATAAAAGAGCAATTTAAAGATAATCTTGATTTAAATATTGAAAAGAGAAAACCAAAAGAGTATGAATATATTTCATTAAAAGATTTAGAAAAACAGAAGAAAAAAGAAGAAGCTTTAAAAAATGAAATCTTAATTAAAGAAGAGAAAGAAAAACAAGAAGCTCAAAGATTAGAAGAAGAGAGACTAGCAAAGCAAAAACTTTTAGAAAAGCAGGAAAAAATAGTTCAAGAAAAAAAACTTGCAGAAGAAAAAGCAGAACAAGAAACTCTAAAACAAGTTGATGAAGTAGAAGAAAAAGTTAATAATATAGAA
This sequence is a window from Halarcobacter bivalviorum. Protein-coding genes within it:
- a CDS encoding TolC family protein; translation: MKKILIKSFIALSFVTSSLLAQVEQVEIDPKLLVNENKKLLQENKLNQIEGQEDSLDAISKDNLNTITSITEKKSNKKLQGLDTSVYKKVKLIDAVLETLSQSEILKSSRENVIQYELKLKNAMAEYYPTIDFEYVRGRTRSKPGDDEETKFKFYNDEYYKFVLRQNLYSGGSTNYMVKSVAKKLEVAKNQYKIKLDAEIKKAIKAYFDVVFANRSVMVNERNMKKLNRILEIVTIKYDNGAASIGDLTSIKANVANAMTKLVKVKSKFIESLRYYEYIVGTSFEKTLPFEKNFDIKIDEFDKLYERALENNKNLINYYKSIDAEKFKHKSIRGKFEPKIDFELSYQETFDSEDIVNDEQEQDINGKIRVSYNLFNGGRDKNRVLEVNSTIRDLNYRLEEEKKKLKWNLSKTHTSITTVSDALKSTIEEVVASRKMVSSYWEAFKLGEQDLQALLQGQKQLNAAETEVVNFEKNQVNDFFSILEYTGDLSAFFDVDPENPKFIDFSKSDYKKTVVAKDGEKISLNLEEDKPKKKEIEKEEVKQIVIPELSLEEKINNFIKEFNSFNDESYMIKVDSFRNIYDAFAFIKDKKIDKNSFSFDTLDKLKIKNIIVHNNFKDEKLAQEYIEKFRIENNIKEELSAIKVKEVKSLYNSYLAGLEIEKPKAKVKIVEKIRQEKQKEEFLPNKQFKEKFFSSNEEFYTINVSSFTTKKELENFVVSNGIYENVFFFKYFSSVELYKLVFGVYSNYENIENDINELALKNNGIFPIVEKIGNIKEQFKDNLDLNIEKRKPKEYEYISLKDLEKQKKKEEALKNEILIKEEKEKQEAQRLEEERLAKQKLLEKQEKIVQEKKLAEEKAEQETLKQVDEVEEKVNNIENKLAIEEIDLSGKKKEQKEIIPYTKRVELFEKEFAQADGNKYTLHLTTIKPDEITWYRKRFTLEPSHIAITEGNKTKIYFGIFDTEEEAINKINYLHPKIFEANPKAKKIGNIR
- a CDS encoding tetratricopeptide repeat protein, coding for MSKNENIKALLKKAYEAYSKSDLESSKNHYLEVLKLDEKNSEALGNLGVIFKALGENKKAYDYYIKAINTNPKNSMTYNNLGNLLKDTKNYKAALKVYADGIKVNPKNYHAYNNIGMVFENLNDNEKAIQAYKDAVRVNPKFDKAVNNIGVVLYKQKKYKEAIEIFKIALNINPKYVELFANIGACYNKLKMYDEAIENLDKAIELNPKNAGAYTNLGNVYNKLKDYKKAAKLHEKAIELDPKGANAYSNVGTSYKYLGQLSKAIDSYKKAIELNPTFENAHFDLATILLGKGELKEGFKEYEYRFRKDEMKGHILNNRDIFSKPMFKGDEELKGKTILLHSEQGFGDSIQLIRFLPQFKEKFGCKIAVKCRDELKELFKCIDEIDILRHRSEPTPAFDYHLSIMSIPYILGISSTKELITNTPYLFATKDKDLEVKEEKGKINIGICWSASTTSESYEERVLGLEKFLPIINSDKVNVYNLQIGEDRKEIEKLGLQDKIIDYSDKLKDFSKTASLVKELDLVISSDTSVVHLCGALDVPTWVLVPKVPDWRWQNKGVNSTWYKSVKIFRQKSLGVWDNVFQSVYDKLFSNFKIKIKK
- a CDS encoding HlyD family type I secretion periplasmic adaptor subunit, giving the protein MNNKFFEETKWNYYVSVVPIMLFFLAFITWSFFSEIDEVVRGAGKVVPSSQTKVLQNLEGGIISSIKVSEGQKVSKGDVIYTLSNEFFKADLKSKEIDLLAYRANIIRLEALIDEKSSIEFPQELLEKIPDIVENERRIFYEDFNSSITKIEISKDQLKQKEYKLKEAQSKFENLTLELNLAQANMKILESLYIKKVVSKKEYLAELSKKQNIVTKLSETRNSIPIIKEEIEEAKKKIQTVRSEIRTKHLQKYSALKAEISKLTEKNKANEDRELRKEVTSPVNGIINKLYFYTVGGIVKPGDKMAEITPLDDSLTIEARVNTSDRAQIWEGQDVSVEITAYDFSKFGLLKGKLISISPDSFEDRNGNIFYLVKVKANHDQFAPDLPILPGMIANINILTGKKTILQYIIKPLKDVSKNALSEQ
- a CDS encoding type I secretion system permease/ATPase, which translates into the protein MEETISRDEYPLIYSLKYVLDFYFGDISLETILNISASSREGFTEELAIDVANEVGLTAVSKNIEAGDIPAHFFPCIIFDKHDKPFILLKKDRDVYLFDPIANKEIKENKSFLGNFKKAILIFRDPKKEKLVESSRTKDWFWSPVKTFWRSYVEIGFLTIFINMFALAVPLFTMSVYDRVVPNNATETLFVLASGVIIILLFDVYFKSVRNHIIENVGKKLGVYLEEELMKRMLKIKSEYDNMLIGSKANLFRELHQIRDFFATKSILQVIDLPFFFIALLVIYLISPAVAAVPFIVAIVIVLFNYLMQKPIENLSKKNVENVQAKNSYLVETIQGSEIIKLTNASSTKLFNWRNIIAKTDSISQRIQSLNVFSMNLSQTVVQFVTMMVIVVGVFEIASNNLTVGGLIAVTILSSRAMVPVIQTSMMVIRFKEIKESLNNINEFWHLPLENDNNMEIGIGKIKGEIEFSNVEFFYKNSKYPSLKDCNLKIKPGEKIGIIGQTGAGKTTFLRLLSGLDSATSGNIFLDGHEISTMHPIEIRQNIGVMTQEPFLFSGTLKENIELSNPISKERMMELIRLTGLEELVKKSGQGDALQVGERGSNLSVGQRHLVALARAILNNPPVLILDEPTTGLDVGLEKKLISHLKQLMKDKTLFVITHRFAALDLVDRVIVLNNGQIVADGPKNKVLAALQGKR